GGAGCAGATATTTTTTCAAAGTATCCCAATATCAAATCAATACATATTGCTAAAACAGAAATCAGTACACTTCCTGCAACAATCAAAGGCATATTATTTGTAGTAATACCCCTGTAAATAGCTACCCCCAAACCTCCGGCACCAATAAATGATGCAATACCTGCTAAAGCAATTGTCATAACTGCCATATTACGAATTGCAGACATAATATGAGGTAAAGCCAATGGCAATTTAATTTTTAATAAAATTTGCAAATCAGTACTGCCCATTCCCTTTGCAGCTTCAATAATCCTGTCATCAATAGTTCGAATTCCAGTGTAAGTATTCCTAACCATAGGCAGCAAACCATAAATGGTTAAAGCTATAACTGCACTGGTATTGCCCACTCCGGAAACTGGAATTAAAAACCCGAATAATGCTATTGATGGAATTGTATAAATAAGATTAACAATTGCCAAAACCCATTTATTTTTCGGATACTCACTTATAAAAATACCCAAACCCAATCCAATAATTATTGCAAAAACAACAGAAATTAAAGAAATTTCCAAATGCTGAATCATTAAATCCGTAAAAAAATCACTTTGATTAACAATTAATGACCATGTTTCAGATAACATTTATTTCACCCATAATTTTCCACAATATAATCACAATTGAATAAATAGTTATTTATTTCATTATATAATTTCAAGGATTATAAAAGAAATATTGAAAATTAAATAATATTCAACAAAATTATATTATAATAATACAATGACTATAAAAATTAACAAATTAAATATGATTATTCATGTTACAATTATGACAAGGAAGTAAATAAATGTTACGATTAGCTGAAACTTACTTAAAAATATTAAATAGTTTAAAAAACATAATTTTTAAAGATGAAAATAAAAGGAAATCTGCAACTTAAATACAAAAATTCAAAGACTGCTAAAACTGTTTATGAATCTTTAGAAGTTGACAATATTGGATTTTTAGAATCAAAGTTGAAAAATAACACAATTGAATATGAATTAGACAATGATTCACTTGAAACTTTTTTATCAACAGCTGACGATTTAATAGCATCTGAAATTGTTGTAGAAAAAATTCTTGAAACAACAAAAAAAGAATGAAAAAACCATTCACCTATTTAAAAACTCAATTTATATTAGCCTATTAAACATTTTAACTATATAATAGGAACTTTTATATAAATAAAAAATATAAATATATTTTATAAATAATTTCTTGATTTATTAAATAAATACAAATTAGAGAGTGTATATTTATGGAATGTTACTATCATCCAAACAAAGAAGGTGTTAATACCTGTGCCATCTGCGGAAAATCTGTATGTGAAGAATGCAGTTTGGAAATTGCTGGCAAAATGTATTGTAAAGAATGTTTGGAAAAAATTGTAGGAATCGGATTAAATAATAAAACTGATGAAAAAAAAGAAACACAGAATACAGCTAGCGAAGAAATTACAGAAAGACCTGAACCTGTAAGGCTTGGTAAAAAAGAAGAACCAAACATATACCAAGAACCTCAAGATATTTATGAGGAATCTATTTACCAATCTCCAAAAGAAGAAAAAGCTATTTTTGCCAGTGATTTAAGTAGCAATTTAGACCAGAACAATGAAAGTATTTATGCAAGTGATTTGCAAAAAGAATCACAAGTTTATAACAATTCACCACAACAGGATTATTATCCTGAAGAAGAGGTTAGCAAAGCTATTGCAGAGGATTCCCCATACAATATAAAAGGAATGGATTATTCTAAAGAAATTAATGAAACACCAAAATCATACTTTAAAAAAGAAAGCGCACCTTATTTAGAACCGTCCAATAATATAAATCAAGATCAAAGTATAGGTCAAAATATTGTTGAAAATCAACAGCAAACATTGAGACAGCAACCACAAAGTGCTCAAAATGAATTTGACTACTATTCACAGGAACAGATAGCACCGCAGCAACAAGGACCTCAGGATTACATTTATCCAGATCATACTTACGAACCTGAAGAAACAAGTGCAAGAAAAGCTTTAGAAGAAAAATACGAAAGATATTTGGATGATTTATACTTTGATGAAACAGAAGTTCCTTTAGAAGAACAATTAGCTAAAGATGAAGCAGAATACGGTTCATTAACTAAAAAACCATATGTTCCTCCAACATCCCAACCAATAGAAGAATATACACCGCAAACAATGGAAGAACCTGCTTATGCTCCTCAGCAAATTGGAGAACAAACACACATCCCACAGGCTAATGAAGAAATGTATGGACAACAACAAAGTTACTACCAACAAGAACCCCAAATAAGGCAACCACGTAGAAGTTATGAAGAAGAACAGGAATTAGACAGACAAATACGTGAACAATTAAATATCCGTAGAGAACAGCCAAAAAAATCCAAAAAACCTATTCATAACATCAGATACGAAGATGAAAAAGAGTCTTTTGGAATTGTGGATATTATAT
This genomic stretch from Methanobrevibacter smithii ATCC 35061 harbors:
- a CDS encoding LIM domain-containing protein, whose product is MECYYHPNKEGVNTCAICGKSVCEECSLEIAGKMYCKECLEKIVGIGLNNKTDEKKETQNTASEEITERPEPVRLGKKEEPNIYQEPQDIYEESIYQSPKEEKAIFASDLSSNLDQNNESIYASDLQKESQVYNNSPQQDYYPEEEVSKAIAEDSPYNIKGMDYSKEINETPKSYFKKESAPYLEPSNNINQDQSIGQNIVENQQQTLRQQPQSAQNEFDYYSQEQIAPQQQGPQDYIYPDHTYEPEETSARKALEEKYERYLDDLYFDETEVPLEEQLAKDEAEYGSLTKKPYVPPTSQPIEEYTPQTMEEPAYAPQQIGEQTHIPQANEEMYGQQQSYYQQEPQIRQPRRSYEEEQELDRQIREQLNIRREQPKKSKKPIHNIRYEDEKESFGIVDIILTIILIIAIIIVLFYIVYLLFLTSSYPTFLDAIFGLQDPGELIGNLMK
- a CDS encoding KEOPS complex subunit Pcc1, with the translated sequence MKIKGNLQLKYKNSKTAKTVYESLEVDNIGFLESKLKNNTIEYELDNDSLETFLSTADDLIASEIVVEKILETTKKE